The following is a genomic window from Desulfobacterales bacterium.
CGGGATTTATTTTCAGACCGAAGTTTCCTTTTTCAACTGCCAGCTGTGCCAGCGCGGAAAATGCCCGGGCAGAAAAGCACGCTATGATGAAAAACTGGCCCAAGACTACGGAATAAAGGAATAAATTCAGGTAGGATTATCGATTTTCGTTCACCGCAGAGACGCAGAGATCGCAGAGTTAAGTTTCATTTAGTTTTCCGTTGAGAGGACGGAAAACTAAAAAAGCTCTCTTAGCCTATTTTTGGACAAGCTTCTAATTCTAAGTATTTATTGATCATAAGCTATTTTACCCCATAAAACCGACTTTATTTCAAAAGCTATTTGACGCAGGCAGATTGTTTGGTCTGATTTTCCCTCTCAGGAAATCAGACCAAGAAAAAATATTCTCTGCAATCTCTGCGTCTTTGCGGTGAAGGTTATGTTATTGCGAGGCGGGCTGTTTCAGGCGGGACAGACGTTCTTTGGCAAAATCGTATTCCAGCCAGGTATCCATAAAAGAGCCCAGAGCCTCCCGGTAGTGTTTGATGGCCTTTTGTTTGTCGCCGGCCCCTTCAGCCCAGAGCCCGACAGCCGTGTGAGCGGTCAATAGGTTTTCGGGGCTCTCACCGGCCTGCTCGAGCAGCGATCTTTCGGTCAGATTACCCAATAGATAATCGCTGATGATCAGATACCACGGGTCCATGGTTCGGGCCGTAAATGCTTCAAGACTTGAGCGGGCTTCATCGGCCTGGCCCTGTTTGTTTAAAATCCCGGCCTGTAGAATTCCCAGACTCATGCGATCTGCGTTTTGACGACCGCCGCTATCTAAAAAAGTACGGATGTATTCAAGTGCTTTATCCCAATCTCCATCGGCGGCGCTGTAAAAGGCCAAGGCCACGAAAACCTTACGATTGTCCGGGTATATTTCCGATATTTTGGCAAGCACTTCCCGTTTTTCCTTGATCGCGACACTCTGATCGATAAATTTGGCCATCAATAGGGGCAATTCAGCTTTAATCTTAGCGTCTTTTTCCAGCTTTTCCGCGACGCTTTTGTTAAACGTCTCAATGTCCTTGTTATAGGTCTTCCATTGCGCTTTGGTTTTGAGTGCCTTGCGGCGACGTTTTTGCAGCTGCTCCAGCTTGGCGCGCACCACAAAAAACTCCCAGGCGTCCGTATCGGCGGTCAACACCGCTTCTCTGAGCAGCTTTTCAGCGCCTTCCCAATCCTGTCGCTCAACCCGGATCAGGCTGATGGCATAATACAGCCAGCTTTTTTCAGCATCTGTGTGCCAGCTATCCAGGGCTGACACTTCATCGATTAAGTCCTCTAAAACCCGGACCAGATGCCCCTGGAATTCAGCCGGTGAGCGCCAATCCAAAGCCAACAGCTGCTCACGATAAGGACTGTTGGCACCTTCACCGGCTAGCCAGTCAATTAAAAACTGCATCAGTCGGGCTTCTGGATTGGCAGGATCCATGGAAAGGGTTTTTGAAAAAAGCTTGGCAGCACCCTTGTTATCCCCGGTGCAATAATGCATCATGCCGGCCGCCATGATCATTTCCGGCTGCGGGTTGCCCTTGAGTTCTTCATCGGCGAGCGTCTGGGCCTCGGCCCACAAGCCTTCAGAGGCCTTTTTCTTGATTTCTTCAAGTGTTTTTTCGATTGAAAAATCAAGCTCACCATTCCACTTGGCCTGACCGGCCTTTAATTCTTCAAGAAACTGGGCGGCATTGGTAATGGGTAAAACCATGCCCAGATCCCAGCGAGGCGTTGCGGCCTGCATCATCCCTTGAGCCACATCCATAGCAACACCGGCAGCAATGCCAATCACCTTGCCGCGCTCATCGATGAACGGCCCCCCACTGTTGCCGCCATACAGAGAGGTATCAACCTGGATCACATTTTCGAAAGACCGGCGCACATTGCCGCCGGTAACACTGGCGTTGACGGCCTCATCCTGGGTTCGGCTGCCCAGGGGAAACCCGATGGTAATCAGTCGCGAGAGCTTGGGAACACTTTTAGAATCCAGTTTTATGTCCAACGGCAGCGGTTCCATCCCTTGCGGCACCTGATCAATCTTTATGACGGCAAAATCATCCTTGAGCGGTGAGGTAATCACCTGACGGGTTTGAACCGGTGGCTTGGGTACACCGGCGATAGACAGGCGGGGTTCGGATTCGGTGCTAAACGCATTCTCGATAAAATAAACGTCGGTCAGATCCGGGCTTTCGATCACGCGCGAGACGCGGTTAAAGGCCCGCGCGCCTTCAAACCATAGATAGATACGGTATTTTAGTTCCGGTATCTTATCAACCGCGGTAAAATGCTGAACAGTGGCCAGAAGGGTGGTGTCTTCCAACCAGGGGCACACCACGTGACGGCTGGTCAGCATATAGCCGTCGCTGTCCACCAAAAAAGCCGTCCCCTCAGCCATATTGCGGTACATCTGCTCATTTTCGATTTCCAGCCAGTACTCTACCAGGATAAAACCGACTGCTGGTGAATATTGATTGGCATAATCCTCCAGACGGTTTTCAAATCCGGTCTTGCGTTGGCTAAGCTGATACCAGGCCATAAATCCGGCCATCGATAATATGATGATTAACACCGCCAAAATGCTGATGCGATTCTGAAGCCCTTTGATAGTCAACCTGCGGGCAACAGCTGCCGGTGACGGCACAGGCTCGGGCTTTTCATCAACAGGCTTTTCTTTGATGCGTGCAAGGGATATGGCCACCTCGGCCATGGACCGCGGGCGGATGTCCGGATCATCGGCCAGCATGACTTTCAGCAGGACTTTGGCGGCCTCCGGCAAATTGAGCTCGTCGACTTTGACCAGATAATCAGTTGTATCCAGATCCGCAGACAGCATCTCGACGAAAATTTTTCCCAACGACCAGATATCGCTTCTGAAATCAAGGGGGCGGTGGTTGACAATATCCGGGTGGACGTTCAGCAATTTTTTGAGCATGGGCCCGGGCCGGTCATTTTTGGGATCAAAAAACCGTGAAAGTTTGTAGTCAACCTTGACCTCAAGCTGTCCGCTTTCAGCGCGCACCAGCATAATATCGTTTAAAATCAGATGCGGTATGACGTAACCCTCCTGGTGCAATACGGTCAGGATGGAAGCCATCTGAAAAAACAGATCTAAAGCTATCTGACGATCCTGCAGCCGCCCGGAAGTCAACAAGGCACCCCAGCTTTCTGAGTCAATCCATTCGCTAATGCGGTACCACAGCCCGTCGGTAGATTTTCGAATGGCGTAATGGCGCACAAATCCTTTATCGGGCAGTTTTTTGAGACGTTCCAGCTCCTGGGTAAGTCTGGCGGCCACTTTTTCATCGACCCCCGCCTGGGGCGTAAACAGGCGGATCATCACCATCTCACCGGTTCGTTCCCGGATGGCCCGGCACAGAAAGCTGGAATGACCTTCGTGTAGAATATCGACGATACGGTAATCGTCGATGTATTTGCGGCCCTCGCCGATTTCATTGCCGCACGACGGGCAAAGCGTAATTTCTTCGGCGACTGGCTGGTCACATTGGGGGCAAAGTCTCATTTATTCCATGCAAGATTAAGGTTGTATCGTATTATGATCTGCAGGCCATAGTACGCAAAAAACGACCCGGCGAAAAAAGATGCCGCCTGTTTAAAGCTCTACTTTCATTTAAAAGCAGGAGTCAAGCTCCAGGATGGATAACCTTCGGAGCCGAATATGTTAGGGCAATATATCAAACGGAAGCATTTCGTTTCTGGACAAAAATTTATTGATGAAATATTTCCAAACTTTTCAATAAATTATATCTAACCAAATGCTAAATGTCAATCAAGGCCTTAGACCGATTTGGCCGCCACATGAATTCAACGGGACAACAAACGCCCCGGCAGCGAAAGCAAAAAAGTGTATAATGGCGACAGCTTGCGCCAAAATAGGATGGGATGCAACAAATAAGAAGGGCTATGGTGGTAGATTTTTTTTACGATGCTTTTTAGATCATCGCCACCAAGTAATTTGACAATAGCCGGATTTTGACTACCCAGCATGTTGACCAATTTTTCGTAACCCTCGTTGGATAATTTTTCAAACAGGTATCTGTTGATATGGGAAACTTCTATGGGTTTGAGCATAGCCGATTGCCAGCGCAGGTCATAGTCATCGTTTTGGATGATACTTTGGGCTGCGTGGTATCCGGATCTGAAAGCGTACATCAAGCCAAAACCAGACAGGCCATCCTGAAAGCCGCCTGCCTCGCCGACATAATAGCGGCCATCAATTCTGGCGCTCTTTAAGAAATTCAAGCTCAAGGGGGCGGCAAAGCGATGCGCAATGGTTGAAATTTTAACATTAAATATTTCTTCAAAGCGTTTAATGCTCCGATCCAAACGCAGCTCATGATCTGTTCTTTCGATTGGATTGATGACCACCAGCTGCCCGATTTTATCCGCTACTGTAATATAAGTATACATTTTATGCGACAGCCGGTCATCATACAAAACGATAACAGAATCCGGGTGATCAAATGGGAAAGAAATGCCGGTCATCATAAAGTTGGGTTTATGTTTTCCAATGGCAACGATCGTCGCATCATTGACGGTGAGCGTTGACTTAAACGTGATGGGGATATGGGCATCGATCACCTGTTTTTGAAGAGCACGGTCAATAGCGCCTTCCATCGGCCCTCTTTTTAAAAAATACATCAGGGGTTCAGAAGATTTCTTTAGGCACCTTTTTAAGGAGGGGCTTATAAATTCAAGAGAATACCAGGGTTTTACATAAAAGTTGCCGGTGATGTTAAATTTTTTCAATGCCGCTAAGGCATCTTCTTCGAAAATCCAGTTTTCCATTAATTGAAAATCACCTGTCGATTTACCGCAAAATTCTTTGCGCTCGTGTACTTCGACATCAATTCCCGCCTGTTTCAAATTAATGGCGGCTGTCAAACCGGCGATACCACCGCCTAAGATTTTAACTGGTTGCATCATATAAAAATCGATAACAATTTGAGGTTAACCCAATGACTGCTAAATACTTATTTAAAAAAAGTATTAACAATACCTTTTAATGAAAAAATATCCTGCGGATTTTTGGTTTCGGCAATCATACCGGCCAGCATTTCTTGCGCATAGGTGCTGGTACCGAATCGGCCAATGATAAAATTGTTAAGCCAGGGCCGGGACAGCCGTTTTTCAGCCATCCGATAACCGCGATAGCGGGGCTTTAACTTTGATTTCACATTTTGGCTGTACTGGTTGAGCTTGCTGAGGTCCTCTGATGCCAATGCGGCGCTGACGGCCGCAGCCGCCATTTGACTGGATTCTATGGCTTTGCCGATCCCCTCACCTAAGTAGGGTAAGGTCGTTCCAATGGTTTCGCCCACTGCGACGACCGGCCCGTTGACATAAGGGTGTGCACCTTCAAAATCACATCTCAAAGCAGCCGCTTGCAAAGCTGTTCTGTGATCACTCTGGCGCATTAATTCCCTGGCCAGCGGAAAGGCATCCACAAACTTATAAAACGCTTTTTTTAAATTGATGTTGCCTTTCTGAACATAATGCAATCTTATTCCACACCCCACATTGTATTCATTATCTTTTAAGGGAAAAATCCAGCCATAGCCCGGAACAA
Proteins encoded in this region:
- a CDS encoding trypsin-like peptidase domain-containing protein; its protein translation is MRLCPQCDQPVAEEITLCPSCGNEIGEGRKYIDDYRIVDILHEGHSSFLCRAIRERTGEMVMIRLFTPQAGVDEKVAARLTQELERLKKLPDKGFVRHYAIRKSTDGLWYRISEWIDSESWGALLTSGRLQDRQIALDLFFQMASILTVLHQEGYVIPHLILNDIMLVRAESGQLEVKVDYKLSRFFDPKNDRPGPMLKKLLNVHPDIVNHRPLDFRSDIWSLGKIFVEMLSADLDTTDYLVKVDELNLPEAAKVLLKVMLADDPDIRPRSMAEVAISLARIKEKPVDEKPEPVPSPAAVARRLTIKGLQNRISILAVLIIILSMAGFMAWYQLSQRKTGFENRLEDYANQYSPAVGFILVEYWLEIENEQMYRNMAEGTAFLVDSDGYMLTSRHVVCPWLEDTTLLATVQHFTAVDKIPELKYRIYLWFEGARAFNRVSRVIESPDLTDVYFIENAFSTESEPRLSIAGVPKPPVQTRQVITSPLKDDFAVIKIDQVPQGMEPLPLDIKLDSKSVPKLSRLITIGFPLGSRTQDEAVNASVTGGNVRRSFENVIQVDTSLYGGNSGGPFIDERGKVIGIAAGVAMDVAQGMMQAATPRWDLGMVLPITNAAQFLEELKAGQAKWNGELDFSIEKTLEEIKKKASEGLWAEAQTLADEELKGNPQPEMIMAAGMMHYCTGDNKGAAKLFSKTLSMDPANPEARLMQFLIDWLAGEGANSPYREQLLALDWRSPAEFQGHLVRVLEDLIDEVSALDSWHTDAEKSWLYYAISLIRVERQDWEGAEKLLREAVLTADTDAWEFFVVRAKLEQLQKRRRKALKTKAQWKTYNKDIETFNKSVAEKLEKDAKIKAELPLLMAKFIDQSVAIKEKREVLAKISEIYPDNRKVFVALAFYSAADGDWDKALEYIRTFLDSGGRQNADRMSLGILQAGILNKQGQADEARSSLEAFTARTMDPWYLIISDYLLGNLTERSLLEQAGESPENLLTAHTAVGLWAEGAGDKQKAIKHYREALGSFMDTWLEYDFAKERLSRLKQPASQ
- a CDS encoding NAD(P)-binding protein, with the translated sequence MMQPVKILGGGIAGLTAAINLKQAGIDVEVHERKEFCGKSTGDFQLMENWIFEEDALAALKKFNITGNFYVKPWYSLEFISPSLKRCLKKSSEPLMYFLKRGPMEGAIDRALQKQVIDAHIPITFKSTLTVNDATIVAIGKHKPNFMMTGISFPFDHPDSVIVLYDDRLSHKMYTYITVADKIGQLVVINPIERTDHELRLDRSIKRFEEIFNVKISTIAHRFAAPLSLNFLKSARIDGRYYVGEAGGFQDGLSGFGLMYAFRSGYHAAQSIIQNDDYDLRWQSAMLKPIEVSHINRYLFEKLSNEGYEKLVNMLGSQNPAIVKLLGGDDLKSIVKKIYHHSPSYLLHPILFWRKLSPLYTFLLSLPGRLLSR